In a single window of the Streptomyces cinnabarinus genome:
- a CDS encoding MazG nucleotide pyrophosphohydrolase domain-containing protein produces MSSSPADLVRAFHHAFGLDARSTPTEIPPEVAAHRGELLAEEAAEVAEVAVAGPLDRLAHELADVVYVAYGTALVHGIDLDAVIAEVHRSNMTKLGPDGHVARRADGKVLKGEHYRAPDVAEVLRRQGWGESS; encoded by the coding sequence ATGAGCTCCTCGCCCGCCGATCTGGTCCGTGCCTTCCACCACGCCTTCGGGCTCGACGCCCGCAGTACCCCGACCGAGATCCCGCCGGAAGTGGCCGCGCACCGGGGCGAGTTGCTCGCGGAGGAGGCGGCGGAGGTCGCCGAGGTCGCCGTGGCCGGACCGCTCGACAGACTGGCGCACGAACTGGCGGACGTGGTGTACGTCGCTTACGGCACCGCCCTCGTCCACGGGATCGACCTCGACGCGGTGATCGCCGAGGTGCACCGCTCCAACATGACCAAGCTGGGGCCCGACGGACACGTGGCCCGCCGGGCCGACGGCAAGGTCCTCAAGGGCGAGCACTACCGGGCCCCGGACGTGGCGGAGGTGCTGCGGCGGCAGGGCTGGGGCGAGAGTTCTTGA
- a CDS encoding sensor histidine kinase: MRTRLLPLLIVLMAAVLLALGVPLAVSLAAAQQQKVVVDRIDDTAYFAAITRSVMDTSQGHRDEGRNLSHALESYYGVYGIRAGVFLPGDTPLANAPETWFLPETGEVREAFEEALLSRRSHDPEQVWPWQRGRLVVASPVVRDGDVVAVVVTDSPTGEMRSRILHGWLVIAAGEFAAMLLAVGAALRLTGWVLRPVRVLDATTHAIASGRLKSRVAAAGGPPELRRLARSFNEMADNVEDVLEQQRAFVADASHQLRNPLSALLLRIELLALELPEGNEEIASVQAEGKRLAQVLDDLLDLALAEHTAAELRLIDIGELAAERVAAWSPTAEAKGVTLVGECPATTAWVDPVALSSALDAVIDNAVKFTPEDQRVEVTVASNGDTATVVVTDLGPGLTDEELVRIGDRFWRSGHHQNIKGSGLGLSISRALLSAGGGTIAYARHEPHGLKVTVRVPRGGSAA; the protein is encoded by the coding sequence GTGCGCACTCGACTCCTCCCGCTGCTCATCGTCCTGATGGCGGCCGTACTGCTGGCGCTCGGGGTGCCGCTCGCCGTGAGCCTGGCCGCCGCCCAGCAGCAGAAGGTGGTCGTCGACCGGATCGACGACACCGCGTATTTCGCGGCGATCACCCGCTCCGTGATGGACACCTCCCAGGGGCACCGCGACGAGGGCCGCAACCTCAGCCATGCCCTGGAGAGCTACTACGGCGTCTACGGCATCCGCGCAGGCGTCTTCCTGCCCGGGGACACCCCGCTGGCCAACGCGCCGGAGACCTGGTTCCTGCCCGAGACGGGCGAGGTGCGCGAGGCCTTCGAGGAGGCGCTGCTCAGCCGGCGCAGCCACGACCCGGAGCAGGTGTGGCCGTGGCAGCGGGGCCGTCTCGTCGTCGCCTCACCGGTCGTCCGGGACGGCGATGTCGTCGCGGTCGTCGTCACCGACTCGCCCACCGGGGAGATGCGCTCGCGGATCCTGCACGGCTGGCTGGTCATCGCCGCAGGCGAGTTCGCCGCGATGCTGCTGGCCGTCGGCGCGGCCCTCCGGCTCACCGGCTGGGTGCTGCGGCCCGTGCGCGTCCTGGACGCCACCACCCACGCGATCGCGAGCGGTCGTCTGAAGTCCAGGGTCGCGGCGGCCGGCGGACCGCCGGAACTACGGCGCCTGGCCCGGTCGTTCAACGAGATGGCGGACAACGTCGAGGACGTGCTGGAGCAGCAGCGCGCCTTCGTCGCCGACGCCTCGCACCAGCTGCGCAACCCCCTGTCCGCGCTGCTGCTGCGGATCGAGCTGCTCGCCCTCGAACTGCCCGAGGGCAATGAGGAGATCGCCTCGGTGCAGGCCGAGGGCAAACGCCTCGCCCAGGTGCTGGACGATCTGCTCGACCTGGCGCTCGCCGAGCACACCGCGGCCGAGCTCCGGCTCATCGACATCGGCGAGCTGGCCGCGGAACGGGTCGCCGCCTGGTCGCCCACGGCCGAGGCCAAGGGCGTGACGCTGGTCGGGGAGTGCCCGGCGACGACCGCGTGGGTCGACCCGGTGGCGCTGTCGTCCGCGCTGGACGCGGTGATCGACAACGCCGTGAAGTTCACGCCCGAGGACCAGCGCGTGGAGGTGACCGTCGCCTCCAACGGCGACACCGCCACCGTCGTCGTCACCGACCTCGGTCCCGGACTGACCGACGAGGAGCTCGTCCGTATCGGCGACCGCTTCTGGCGCAGCGGCCACCACCAGAACATCAAGGGCTCCGGCCTCGGCCTGTCCATCTCCCGGGCCCTGCTCTCGGCGGGCGGTGGGACCATCGCGTACGCCCGTCATGAACCGCACGGACTGAAGGTGACGGTACGGGTGCCGCGGGGCGGGTCGGCGGCGTGA
- a CDS encoding TAXI family TRAP transporter solute-binding subunit, which yields MSTLLPPIGRRRALQGAGAAFVALGLLLWWLLPLGEEPPSGTITFSTGTQAGVYHEYGERLRAELARDMPDLKVELQTSAGSQQNVQRVATGEADFTIAAADAVETYELADGPGAARLRGVARLYDDYVQLVVPPDSDIDSVEDLRGKRVAIGLPDSGVRLIATRVLEAAGIDPEEDITPRSDGIDTGPGLLGHGLDAFFWSGGLPTRGLTEIAETSTFRFVPLDEDLVAKVHAQGGATRYYRATNMPESAYRTIQNGSTVATMAVANVLVTRKDLDPRLTEWLTRTVLDSRDGIGAHVHSAQLVDVRTAIYTDPLPLHEGARRYYRSVKP from the coding sequence ATGTCCACGCTGTTGCCCCCTATCGGCAGGCGCCGGGCCCTCCAGGGCGCGGGCGCCGCCTTCGTCGCCCTCGGGCTGCTGCTGTGGTGGCTGCTGCCCCTGGGCGAGGAGCCGCCGAGCGGGACGATCACCTTCAGCACGGGCACCCAGGCGGGCGTCTACCACGAGTACGGCGAGCGGCTGCGTGCCGAGCTCGCCAGGGACATGCCCGACCTGAAGGTGGAGCTCCAGACCAGCGCCGGATCGCAGCAGAACGTGCAGCGGGTGGCGACCGGCGAGGCCGACTTCACCATCGCCGCCGCCGACGCGGTGGAGACCTACGAACTCGCCGACGGTCCCGGCGCCGCCCGGCTGCGCGGTGTGGCGCGGCTGTACGACGACTATGTGCAGCTCGTCGTGCCGCCGGACTCCGACATCGACTCCGTCGAGGACCTGCGCGGCAAGCGGGTCGCCATAGGGCTGCCCGACTCGGGCGTACGGCTGATCGCCACCCGGGTGCTGGAGGCGGCCGGCATCGACCCGGAGGAGGACATCACGCCCCGCTCGGACGGCATCGACACCGGGCCCGGCCTGCTGGGGCACGGCCTCGACGCGTTCTTCTGGTCCGGCGGGCTGCCCACGCGCGGGCTGACCGAGATCGCGGAGACCTCCACCTTCCGGTTCGTGCCGCTGGACGAGGACCTGGTCGCCAAGGTGCACGCCCAGGGCGGCGCCACCCGCTACTACCGGGCCACCAACATGCCGGAGTCGGCCTACCGGACCATCCAGAACGGCTCCACGGTGGCGACGATGGCGGTGGCCAACGTGCTGGTGACCCGCAAGGACCTGGATCCCCGGCTCACCGAGTGGCTGACACGGACCGTGCTGGACAGCCGCGACGGCATCGGCGCGCACGTCCACTCCGCCCAGCTGGTCGACGTACGCACCGCGATCTACACCGACCCGCTCCCGCTGCACGAGGGAGCCCGGCGCTACTACCGCTCGGTCAAGCCGTAG
- a CDS encoding glycoside hydrolase family 5 protein, translated as MSFLKAALVAVLLLVPLTSVPARAAEEAADWTGPLSTRGRWIVDADGDRFKLRSGNWHGASGTWNGSGSTEDDANHHAGENSGRIPLGLDRAPMAEIIAGFHEIGINSIRLPFSNEMIRDSRPVTDDAVAANPSLRGKTPLQVYDVVVRELTAAGLAVILNNHTNTTRWCCGVDGNERWNTGQSTAAWETDWLFMANRYKDNKRVVGADLYNEVRRNVWDDPNWGLGDDHDWFAASQRVADRILTEANPDLLIIVEGINWTGIPIDGFAHERPTLEPVRRLSHTLVDSGKLVYSAHFYDYTGPNHSGATGTGETTDPRYRDLSPSELISVVNRQALYVASEPDQHFTAPVWISEFGVGGREETGAKQRAWFENFVDHLIRMDADFAYWPLVGWHEGRKGNGWALLHWDVAGHRMGVHDGDDWRAAAWTRLTAAQGRTGQVAPVADWSMLSPDHGDFIASRWMRARPDWDSGARKAVCPDGQRLLGLSRTGNRGLCSDVGLSSGPTGGYEVVVDERHVRPGQDWASGYTKLQCPDGHLLTGYSVRGSAVSAALCSAAPVGATGGRTVWFDRGDNRGASPKGGDFASGHYKGQCADDEYAAGIAYTGRVGSRRTPDALYCRRM; from the coding sequence ATGAGCTTCCTCAAGGCGGCCCTGGTCGCCGTACTCCTCCTGGTCCCCCTGACGTCCGTCCCCGCGCGGGCGGCCGAGGAGGCGGCGGACTGGACGGGCCCGCTCAGCACCCGGGGCCGCTGGATCGTCGACGCCGACGGCGACCGGTTCAAGCTGCGCTCGGGCAACTGGCACGGCGCCAGCGGCACCTGGAACGGCTCGGGCAGCACCGAGGACGACGCCAACCATCACGCGGGCGAGAACTCCGGCCGTATCCCGCTCGGCCTGGACCGCGCGCCCATGGCCGAGATCATCGCCGGGTTCCACGAGATCGGCATCAACAGCATCCGGCTGCCCTTCTCCAACGAGATGATCCGCGACTCCCGCCCCGTCACGGACGACGCCGTGGCCGCCAACCCGTCCCTGCGCGGAAAGACCCCGCTCCAGGTCTACGACGTGGTCGTCCGCGAACTCACCGCCGCCGGCCTCGCCGTCATCCTCAACAACCACACCAACACCACCCGCTGGTGCTGCGGAGTCGACGGCAACGAACGCTGGAACACCGGCCAGTCCACCGCGGCCTGGGAGACCGACTGGCTCTTCATGGCGAACCGCTACAAGGACAACAAGCGGGTCGTCGGCGCCGACCTCTACAACGAGGTCCGCCGCAATGTCTGGGACGACCCCAACTGGGGCCTCGGCGACGACCACGACTGGTTCGCCGCCTCGCAGCGGGTCGCCGACCGCATCCTCACGGAGGCGAACCCGGACCTCCTGATCATCGTCGAGGGCATCAACTGGACCGGCATCCCCATCGACGGCTTCGCCCACGAACGCCCCACCCTGGAGCCGGTACGCCGCCTCTCGCACACCCTCGTCGACTCCGGCAAGCTCGTGTACTCCGCCCACTTCTACGACTACACGGGCCCCAACCACAGCGGCGCCACCGGCACCGGCGAGACCACCGACCCCCGCTATCGCGACCTGAGTCCGAGCGAACTGATCTCCGTCGTGAACCGCCAGGCCCTCTACGTCGCCTCCGAACCGGACCAGCACTTCACCGCTCCCGTCTGGATCAGCGAGTTCGGCGTCGGCGGCCGCGAGGAGACCGGCGCGAAACAGCGCGCCTGGTTCGAGAACTTCGTCGACCACCTCATCCGCATGGACGCGGACTTCGCGTACTGGCCCCTCGTCGGCTGGCACGAGGGCCGCAAGGGCAACGGCTGGGCGCTGCTGCACTGGGACGTGGCGGGCCACCGGATGGGCGTCCACGACGGCGACGACTGGAGGGCGGCCGCCTGGACCCGGCTGACGGCGGCCCAGGGGCGGACCGGACAGGTGGCGCCCGTGGCCGACTGGTCCATGCTGAGCCCCGACCACGGCGACTTCATCGCCTCCCGGTGGATGCGGGCGCGGCCCGACTGGGACTCCGGCGCCCGCAAGGCCGTCTGCCCGGACGGGCAGCGCCTGCTGGGCCTCAGCCGCACCGGGAACCGCGGGCTCTGCTCGGACGTTGGCCTGTCGTCGGGGCCGACAGGCGGGTACGAGGTGGTCGTCGACGAACGGCACGTCCGCCCCGGCCAGGACTGGGCGTCCGGCTACACCAAGCTCCAGTGCCCCGACGGCCATCTGCTCACCGGCTACAGCGTCCGCGGCTCGGCGGTCTCGGCCGCGCTGTGCTCGGCGGCCCCGGTCGGCGCCACCGGCGGCCGTACGGTCTGGTTCGACCGGGGCGACAACCGCGGGGCGTCGCCCAAGGGCGGGGACTTCGCGTCCGGCCACTACAAGGGGCAGTGCGCGGACGACGAGTACGCGGCCGGCATCGCGTACACGGGCCGGGTGGGCTCACGACGGACACCGGACGCGCTGTACTGCCGTCGGATGTGA